In one window of Chryseobacterium viscerum DNA:
- a CDS encoding ABC transporter ATP-binding protein: MKKQDTWEIIKRLFFIGMKFRSWFILTLIISIFLSIVSTYRPYLTMQVVDNDITKLHDKALMMKHIYILVGLVFAETVLNFFLVYFSNFISQNVIRDIRERLYAKLIYFKTSFFDKTPIGQLVTRAVGDVETIATVYTDGFLMVFGDILRILFVLIMMFSTNVHLSYITLAILPLMVMITRFFQKRLKKAFGDERNWTANQNSFVQERLAGMSIIQVFNRQESEFKKFDDINITLKGALLRTVFIFSLFFPVVELISSLFIGFILFYGGYITISAGVVIAFIQYISMLIRPLRQIADRFNNIQRGIVGAERVLGLMDEENAMPNNGTVKKDHFAGKIEFQKVHFAYDEKQEVLKGIDFKVNPGETVAIVGATGAGKSTIISLITRLYDINSGNILIDDVDLKDYELYNLRSHIGVVLQDVFLFHGSIFENLSFGDDTITLDKIKAGAREIEVDQFIQQLPGGYDYVVSERGSSISLGQRQLLSFLRAYLSDPKILILDEATSSIDHESEKLIQRATEKITKNRTSIIIAHRLSTIEKADKIIVMEHGKIVEEGKHLELLDKNGYYATLYKAQLRHEVEMEEEKES, encoded by the coding sequence ATGAAAAAACAAGATACCTGGGAGATTATAAAAAGGCTGTTCTTTATCGGAATGAAGTTCCGTTCATGGTTCATCCTTACGCTTATAATTTCTATATTCCTTTCCATTGTTTCTACTTACAGGCCGTATCTTACTATGCAGGTGGTGGATAATGATATTACAAAGCTGCATGATAAAGCTTTGATGATGAAACACATCTACATTCTTGTGGGGTTGGTGTTTGCAGAAACAGTTTTAAACTTTTTTTTAGTTTATTTTTCAAATTTCATCTCGCAGAATGTGATCAGGGATATCAGAGAGCGTTTATATGCTAAACTGATCTATTTCAAGACTTCATTTTTTGATAAAACTCCAATCGGACAGCTGGTGACGCGTGCCGTAGGAGATGTGGAAACAATTGCTACAGTATATACAGACGGTTTCCTGATGGTTTTCGGAGATATACTGAGAATTCTGTTTGTACTGATTATGATGTTCAGTACTAATGTTCATCTGAGTTATATTACGCTGGCTATTTTACCTTTAATGGTGATGATCACGAGATTCTTCCAGAAAAGACTGAAAAAAGCTTTTGGAGATGAAAGAAACTGGACAGCCAATCAGAATTCTTTTGTTCAGGAGAGACTGGCAGGAATGTCTATTATTCAGGTATTCAACAGACAGGAATCTGAATTTAAGAAATTTGATGATATTAATATTACATTAAAGGGAGCATTACTGAGAACCGTATTTATTTTCTCGCTGTTCTTTCCCGTAGTGGAACTTATCTCTTCATTATTCATAGGATTTATCCTTTTCTATGGAGGATATATTACGATCAGTGCGGGGGTTGTGATTGCCTTTATCCAGTATATTTCAATGCTGATCCGTCCTTTGAGACAGATTGCCGACCGTTTCAATAATATTCAGCGAGGAATTGTAGGAGCAGAAAGAGTGCTGGGATTAATGGATGAAGAAAATGCAATGCCGAATAACGGAACGGTAAAGAAAGATCACTTTGCCGGAAAAATTGAATTCCAGAAAGTACATTTTGCTTATGACGAAAAGCAGGAAGTTCTGAAAGGAATTGATTTTAAAGTAAACCCGGGAGAAACAGTAGCCATTGTAGGAGCAACGGGTGCCGGAAAGTCTACCATTATTAGTCTGATCACAAGATTGTATGATATCAACTCCGGAAATATTCTGATTGATGATGTGGATTTAAAAGACTATGAGCTTTATAACCTGAGAAGCCACATAGGAGTCGTTTTACAGGATGTTTTCCTTTTCCATGGAAGTATTTTTGAAAATCTTTCCTTTGGAGATGATACCATAACTTTGGATAAAATAAAAGCAGGTGCCAGAGAAATTGAGGTAGACCAGTTTATTCAGCAGCTTCCTGGCGGATATGATTATGTGGTGAGTGAAAGAGGTTCGTCAATATCTTTAGGGCAGAGACAATTGCTGTCTTTCCTGAGAGCCTATTTATCAGATCCGAAAATTTTGATTCTGGATGAAGCCACATCTTCTATAGATCACGAAAGTGAAAAGCTTATTCAGAGAGCAACAGAAAAAATTACCAAAAACAGAACATCCATTATTATTGCCCACAGACTTTCAACGATTGAAAAAGCAGATAAGATCATTGTGATGGAGCATGGTAAAATTGTAGAAGAAGGGAAGCATCTTGAGCTTTTGGATAAGAACGGATATTATGCTACTCTTTACAAAGCCCAGCTGCGTCATGAAGTGGAAATGGAAGAAGAAAAAGAATCATAA
- a CDS encoding class I SAM-dependent methyltransferase → MSSSDNKNHWENVYETKNPDQVSWTQKKPQTSLDFIKSSGLGKDASIIDIGGGDSNLVDFLLEEGYGNITVLDISTNALEKAQKRLGNLAHKVKWIATDITAFQPTETYDIWHDRAAFHFLTSPEQVSKYIDIAEKNVNNFIILGTFSKNGPTKCSGLDIQQYDEESLSEKFKGSFEKIKCLTEDHITPFETVQNFVFCSFKKH, encoded by the coding sequence ATGAGTTCTTCTGACAATAAAAATCACTGGGAAAATGTATATGAAACCAAAAATCCAGATCAGGTAAGCTGGACCCAGAAAAAACCTCAGACATCACTTGACTTTATCAAATCTTCAGGATTGGGAAAAGATGCCAGCATCATTGATATTGGCGGCGGAGACAGCAACCTTGTTGATTTTCTTCTTGAGGAAGGCTACGGGAATATTACAGTCCTTGATATTTCTACCAACGCTTTGGAAAAAGCACAGAAAAGACTCGGAAATTTAGCCCATAAAGTAAAATGGATTGCCACCGATATTACTGCTTTCCAACCTACGGAAACTTATGACATCTGGCATGACAGAGCTGCTTTTCACTTCCTGACAAGTCCGGAACAGGTTTCAAAATATATTGATATTGCAGAAAAGAATGTGAATAACTTTATAATCCTTGGAACTTTTTCCAAAAACGGACCTACGAAATGCAGCGGATTGGATATTCAGCAGTATGATGAAGAGTCATTATCAGAAAAATTTAAAGGAAGTTTTGAAAAAATAAAATGCCTTACTGAAGATCATATCACTCCTTTTGAAACTGTTCAGAATTTTGTTTTCTGTAGTTTTAAAAAGCATTAA
- a CDS encoding RNA polymerase sigma factor → MAFEEIYELYWQRIFRLCMGYVNDPDLAQDLAQETFIIVWQQLPKFRNESSIGTWIFRIASNNCLRQIEKEKKFTKTDLPINLEEKKQESMEPQIQMLYQFISELPETDRIIISLEQEEVKQAEIAHIVGLSESNIRVKIHRIKEKLTQKFRENGY, encoded by the coding sequence ATGGCTTTTGAAGAGATATACGAACTCTACTGGCAAAGGATATTCCGCCTGTGCATGGGATATGTGAATGATCCCGACCTCGCTCAGGATCTTGCCCAGGAAACATTTATCATTGTATGGCAGCAGCTTCCGAAATTCAGAAATGAATCCAGCATAGGAACATGGATCTTCAGAATTGCCTCTAATAACTGTCTCCGGCAGATTGAAAAGGAAAAGAAATTCACCAAAACAGATCTTCCCATCAATCTGGAAGAGAAAAAACAGGAATCCATGGAGCCTCAGATACAAATGCTTTATCAGTTTATTTCTGAGCTTCCGGAAACAGACAGAATTATTATTTCATTGGAGCAGGAAGAAGTGAAGCAGGCAGAGATAGCTCATATCGTAGGGCTTTCTGAATCCAATATACGGGTAAAAATTCACAGGATAAAGGAAAAATTAACGCAAAAGTTTAGAGAAAATGGATACTAA
- a CDS encoding alpha/beta fold hydrolase: MKKFTFLLIIMLFFLAICNIFGQEAAYPFEVKKTGKGNQSLLFIPGFASSGDVWNETAAKFEKNFTCYTLTMAGFAGTQPQADASFKDWEKGIAAYIKNNKIEKPIIIGHSMGGGLALAIAADYPELVGKIVIVDTLPCLAAMSDPGFTSKENNDCTSTITQLTAMSDDQFRKMQTQTMPRLLADTSMQETVINWSMKSDRKTFAKMYCDFSNTDLREKIKNIQCPSLILLESFFANLKPTIEGQYKNLKNTNMQYASKGLHFIMYDDKDWYFNQLNNFLSAK; this comes from the coding sequence ATGAAAAAATTTACATTCCTTCTTATCATTATGTTATTTTTTTTAGCAATATGCAATATATTTGGACAGGAAGCAGCTTATCCGTTTGAAGTAAAGAAAACCGGAAAAGGAAATCAGTCCTTACTATTTATTCCCGGGTTTGCCTCTTCAGGAGATGTATGGAACGAAACAGCTGCAAAATTTGAAAAAAACTTCACTTGTTATACGTTAACGATGGCAGGATTTGCCGGAACACAACCACAGGCAGACGCCAGCTTTAAAGATTGGGAAAAAGGAATTGCTGCTTATATAAAGAATAATAAAATAGAAAAACCTATTATCATCGGACACAGCATGGGAGGCGGCCTTGCCCTTGCAATTGCTGCAGATTACCCTGAATTAGTAGGAAAAATCGTCATTGTAGACACATTACCTTGTCTGGCTGCGATGTCTGATCCTGGTTTTACCTCTAAAGAAAATAATGACTGTACCTCTACCATTACTCAACTAACAGCTATGAGTGATGATCAGTTCCGTAAAATGCAGACACAGACTATGCCACGTCTTCTGGCAGATACTTCTATGCAGGAAACGGTGATCAACTGGAGCATGAAATCTGACCGAAAAACATTTGCAAAGATGTATTGTGATTTTTCCAATACCGACCTGAGAGAGAAAATAAAAAATATACAATGTCCTTCTCTTATTCTTTTGGAATCTTTTTTTGCCAATCTGAAACCGACTATTGAAGGCCAATACAAAAATTTAAAAAACACCAATATGCAGTATGCTTCAAAAGGGTTACATTTCATCATGTATGACGACAAAGATTGGTATTTTAATCAGCTTAATAACTTTTTATCTGCGAAATAA
- a CDS encoding DUF4919 domain-containing protein produces MNIKAFFSLFFLTLLTFLHAQKMEFKAPDYAAIQKNIEDKNSEYYYPKLLKRLKQNDTLLTSSQYRHLYFGYTFQKDYQPYKTGKKAEEVAKYYRGEGISQKDLSKGIQLFLDALDENPLDLRAMNYLAYLYHLNNDDNTAEKVAGNFHGLLNAILTSGDGLKCETGFHVISVTDEYVLLNRFQMETKSQSLKGKCDYQEFEKDKYKVPGFYFDISRFYGRILD; encoded by the coding sequence ATGAATATTAAAGCATTTTTCTCTTTATTCTTTTTAACACTGCTTACTTTCCTGCATGCACAAAAAATGGAATTTAAAGCACCAGATTATGCTGCAATTCAAAAAAATATTGAGGATAAAAATTCAGAATATTACTATCCGAAGCTTTTAAAAAGATTAAAACAGAACGATACACTTCTTACAAGCAGCCAATACCGTCATCTTTACTTCGGTTATACTTTTCAAAAAGATTATCAACCGTATAAAACAGGGAAGAAAGCTGAAGAAGTGGCCAAATATTATCGCGGGGAAGGTATTTCACAAAAAGATCTTTCCAAAGGGATCCAATTGTTTTTGGATGCTTTGGATGAAAACCCACTTGATCTGCGCGCCATGAATTATCTTGCTTATTTATATCATTTAAATAATGATGATAACACCGCTGAAAAAGTCGCTGGAAATTTCCACGGATTATTAAACGCTATTCTTACTTCAGGTGATGGGTTGAAATGTGAGACCGGCTTTCATGTCATTTCCGTTACTGATGAATATGTCCTTTTAAACAGGTTTCAAATGGAAACAAAATCGCAAAGTCTGAAAGGAAAATGTGATTATCAGGAATTTGAAAAGGACAAATACAAGGTTCCCGGATTTTATTTTGACATCAGCAGATTCTATGGAAGAATATTAGATTAA
- a CDS encoding MFS transporter, translating into MNSSSITTGQRIKAIIGGSIGNLVEWYDWYAYAAFAIYFSHSFFPDSDLNAQLMNTAGIFAVGFLMRPIGGWMFGSIADKVGRKKAMTLSVLLMSFGSLLIAFTPTYQSIGILAPLLLLLARLLQGLSVGGEYGVSATYLSEMATQDRRGFYSSFQYVTLIGGQLIALGIQLILQKLLLTEAQLEEWGWRIPFVIGAMLSVIALYLRANLHETEAFENKKQVNEKKKGTVKELLKHPRALLTVVGLTLGGTLAFYTYTTYMQKFLVNTVHLTKEESTLVSFISLFIFACLQPVFGGLSDKIGRRPLLLSFGILGTLCTVPLLTALSSTTSIWGAFFLIMAALIIVSGYTSINAVVKAELFPSEIRALGVGLPYAITVAVFGGTAEYIALWFKKIGSEEYFYWYITGCILFSLIVYAGMKDTKKTSTLDKD; encoded by the coding sequence ATGAATTCATCCTCTATCACTACCGGACAAAGAATCAAAGCCATCATAGGCGGATCTATCGGAAATCTTGTTGAATGGTATGATTGGTATGCCTACGCAGCCTTTGCCATTTATTTTTCACATTCATTTTTCCCGGATTCTGATCTGAATGCACAGCTGATGAATACGGCAGGAATATTTGCAGTAGGCTTTCTGATGCGCCCTATTGGAGGTTGGATGTTTGGAAGTATTGCAGATAAGGTGGGAAGAAAAAAAGCAATGACACTTTCTGTTCTTCTTATGTCATTCGGATCTTTACTGATTGCCTTTACGCCTACTTACCAGTCCATAGGAATTTTAGCTCCGCTATTACTTTTACTGGCAAGATTACTTCAAGGCTTGAGTGTTGGCGGTGAATATGGAGTTTCAGCTACCTACCTCAGCGAAATGGCTACACAGGACAGAAGAGGATTTTATTCAAGCTTTCAATATGTTACTCTGATTGGCGGGCAGCTGATCGCTTTGGGAATTCAGCTTATTTTACAGAAATTATTGCTGACTGAAGCCCAGCTTGAAGAATGGGGCTGGAGAATTCCCTTTGTGATTGGAGCCATGCTTTCTGTCATTGCATTATATCTCCGTGCCAATCTTCATGAGACAGAAGCTTTTGAGAATAAAAAACAAGTGAATGAAAAGAAAAAAGGAACAGTGAAAGAACTTCTGAAGCATCCAAGGGCACTGCTTACCGTTGTAGGTCTGACTTTAGGAGGAACACTGGCATTTTATACCTATACAACTTACATGCAGAAATTCCTAGTCAATACCGTACATCTTACCAAGGAAGAATCTACATTGGTTTCTTTTATTTCACTCTTTATTTTTGCATGTCTTCAGCCTGTATTCGGAGGATTGTCTGACAAGATCGGAAGAAGACCGCTTCTTTTAAGTTTTGGTATTCTGGGAACTTTATGTACTGTTCCGCTTCTTACAGCATTGAGTTCTACTACTTCAATCTGGGGAGCCTTCTTCCTGATTATGGCTGCATTAATTATTGTAAGCGGCTATACTTCCATTAATGCAGTGGTAAAAGCAGAACTTTTCCCTTCGGAAATCAGGGCACTTGGTGTAGGCCTGCCTTATGCTATTACAGTTGCGGTATTTGGGGGCACTGCAGAATATATTGCGCTTTGGTTCAAAAAGATAGGTTCTGAAGAATACTTTTACTGGTACATTACCGGATGTATTCTTTTTTCCCTGATTGTTTATGCCGGAATGAAAGACACTAAGAAAACTTCCACACTGGATAAAGATTAG
- a CDS encoding DUF3575 domain-containing protein: MKKAFILIPSFLFSVLGAQEIQNSSAEKMNIIKTNVTAYAFRNINLSYERVINQWLSVNIGFGMMPEGKVPFINAFLKDEDEKRFQNLRVKATNFTIEPRFYIGKGYGKGFYFAPYYRYSSVTSNTFDFYYDYNGPNAMTYQIPLRGQGDTNGNSGGLMVGVQFFLTRSQNLVLDFWIAGAHYGSGKGDFTMTSDYVLTPDMQAQLKKEIEDLDIPFVKYTVETNASGARIKVDGPWAGFRSGLSIGYRF; this comes from the coding sequence ATGAAAAAAGCATTCATATTAATTCCGAGCTTTCTTTTTTCAGTATTGGGAGCTCAGGAAATTCAAAACAGCTCAGCAGAAAAGATGAATATCATCAAGACCAATGTCACAGCATATGCTTTCAGAAATATTAACCTGTCTTACGAGCGGGTCATCAACCAGTGGCTTTCAGTGAACATCGGTTTCGGAATGATGCCGGAAGGAAAAGTGCCATTCATCAATGCCTTTCTGAAAGATGAAGATGAGAAAAGATTCCAGAATCTTAGAGTAAAAGCCACTAATTTCACCATAGAACCCAGATTTTATATTGGTAAAGGCTATGGAAAAGGATTTTATTTTGCCCCTTATTATCGGTATTCAAGTGTTACATCCAATACTTTTGATTTTTATTATGATTACAATGGTCCTAATGCAATGACCTATCAAATCCCTCTTCGAGGCCAGGGAGATACCAATGGAAACAGCGGAGGTCTGATGGTCGGAGTACAATTCTTTTTAACAAGAAGCCAGAATCTTGTACTGGATTTTTGGATTGCAGGAGCACATTACGGAAGTGGAAAAGGTGATTTTACCATGACCTCAGATTATGTATTGACTCCTGACATGCAGGCACAGCTTAAAAAAGAAATTGAAGACCTTGATATTCCTTTTGTGAAGTATACGGTAGAAACCAATGCCAGTGGTGCCAGAATAAAAGTGGACGGTCCCTGGGCGGGCTTCAGAAGCGGGCTTTCCATTGGATATAGATTTTAA
- a CDS encoding outer membrane beta-barrel protein: protein MKKTIYTIFFLCGVFAFAQEKKNDTADVAATKDIQEVILKSQRKKQFADKAVYTFDKEALERARYAKDLLRTLPELQLDPVSNTIASTKGGATLFLINGIEATDMQIRSVAPSEVVKVEYYDIPPARWATRADTVVNILTRSTETGYVFGADVSTALNTGFVNSSAYANYTKGKNNFGLEYSLNLRDYDDRRVNSIYDYQLNGKHYRSDENRKDHFGYTFQNVALRYTRLVPDNYAFQAKLNMDIFSRFSKGVGQSTFSEDDLKDEHAMFKNNGSDYVIPKLDLYYSKKIGEKDELSINVVGSHYTTNTSETAKEWIVGSGLSVYDNDMVLKAKQTSLVGELAHTHDFKAGKLSSGYRISRSSISNDLNNLAGYSQYSVNYLEQYFYTEFAGKVDKFSYRIGAGLTNIHNKSAENTFDEWTFTPKVILAYQLKNNQNLRFTSSYNPVSPWSNALSSNVVQLAPNIVQRGNPFLESQQVFSNNLTYSFNNKYFDFNAGLFYRYTNRVINQYYVQDDILGGYALTYENGKNGQRYGVQLTGSYKPFGNNLLVVKAVITPTSETVRTSTGALIKNDYLGNYFSLSSEYKSFSIQYQFNIPVYSLSGAFLNTNENQNNIFVSYKRKNWTFSTGMYWIGMPSEYKTKSLPESLVDYKVHTQIMNNKSMFVLGLSYDFSKGKKTEIQRKLNNETAPAATF from the coding sequence ATGAAAAAAACTATTTATACCATATTCTTTCTTTGCGGAGTTTTTGCTTTTGCCCAGGAGAAGAAAAACGATACAGCCGATGTTGCAGCAACAAAAGATATTCAGGAAGTTATTTTAAAATCACAACGTAAAAAACAGTTTGCAGATAAAGCTGTTTATACTTTTGATAAGGAGGCATTGGAACGAGCACGCTATGCTAAAGATCTGCTTCGTACCCTTCCGGAATTACAGCTGGATCCGGTATCGAATACCATTGCCAGTACGAAAGGAGGAGCTACACTATTTCTTATCAACGGGATTGAAGCTACAGATATGCAGATCCGAAGTGTAGCACCCAGCGAGGTAGTGAAAGTTGAGTATTATGATATTCCGCCGGCAAGATGGGCAACAAGGGCAGATACTGTAGTGAATATTCTGACGAGATCCACAGAAACAGGTTATGTTTTTGGTGCTGATGTTTCTACAGCTTTGAACACAGGATTTGTGAATAGTTCTGCTTATGCCAATTATACCAAAGGGAAAAATAATTTCGGTTTAGAATATTCTTTAAACCTGAGGGATTATGATGACCGAAGAGTAAACAGTATCTATGATTACCAGCTGAACGGAAAACATTACCGTTCTGATGAAAACAGGAAAGATCATTTCGGGTACACTTTCCAGAATGTTGCTTTACGCTATACAAGACTTGTTCCTGATAATTATGCTTTTCAGGCCAAACTGAATATGGATATTTTCAGCAGATTTTCAAAAGGAGTAGGGCAGAGTACCTTTAGTGAAGATGATCTGAAGGACGAACATGCGATGTTTAAAAATAATGGCTCGGATTATGTGATTCCCAAGCTGGATCTTTATTACTCCAAAAAGATTGGTGAAAAAGATGAGCTAAGCATTAATGTAGTAGGTTCTCATTATACTACCAATACTTCAGAAACAGCAAAGGAGTGGATTGTAGGGTCAGGACTTTCGGTATATGATAATGATATGGTTTTAAAGGCAAAGCAAACGAGTCTGGTAGGAGAACTTGCCCATACGCATGATTTTAAAGCAGGAAAACTTTCATCAGGATATCGTATTTCAAGGTCTTCTATTTCCAATGATCTGAATAACCTTGCCGGATATTCTCAATACAGTGTCAATTATCTGGAACAGTATTTTTATACCGAATTTGCTGGAAAGGTTGATAAATTCAGTTACCGCATCGGAGCGGGTCTTACGAATATTCATAACAAAAGCGCAGAGAATACTTTTGATGAATGGACTTTTACTCCGAAAGTTATTTTAGCTTATCAACTTAAAAACAATCAGAATCTTCGCTTTACATCAAGTTATAATCCGGTAAGCCCATGGAGTAATGCTTTGAGCAGTAATGTGGTGCAGCTGGCTCCCAATATTGTACAAAGGGGAAATCCCTTTTTAGAATCTCAGCAGGTATTTTCTAACAACCTGACCTATTCTTTTAATAACAAGTATTTTGATTTTAATGCAGGTTTGTTTTACAGGTATACCAACAGGGTAATCAATCAGTATTATGTTCAGGATGATATATTGGGAGGTTATGCACTGACTTATGAAAACGGGAAAAACGGACAGCGGTACGGAGTACAGCTTACAGGATCCTATAAACCTTTCGGGAATAATTTACTTGTTGTAAAAGCAGTAATTACACCCACTTCGGAAACTGTAAGAACAAGTACAGGTGCTTTGATCAAAAATGATTATTTAGGAAATTATTTTTCGCTTTCCTCAGAATATAAATCTTTCTCAATTCAGTATCAGTTCAATATTCCGGTGTATAGTCTTAGCGGTGCTTTCCTGAACACGAACGAAAATCAGAATAATATTTTTGTAAGCTATAAACGCAAAAACTGGACGTTTTCTACGGGAATGTACTGGATAGGAATGCCTTCAGAGTACAAAACGAAAAGTTTACCGGAAAGCTTAGTTGATTATAAAGTTCATACTCAGATTATGAATAATAAGTCAATGTTTGTATTAGGACTGAGCTATGACTTCTCTAAAGGGAAAAAGACAGAGATTCAGCGAAAGCTAAATAACGAAACAGCTCCTGCAGCTACTTTTTAA
- a CDS encoding T9SS type A sorting domain-containing protein, with protein sequence MKKSLLLLLGASAMFSAQITLTKAANDPISGNVVNYNHVTGVVNNTATGANATFSNGGLTMGVSSVTTYSTPSSTEIATFPGSTIKMVDGATTVYYKASATKLEITGIVNPQATLNFSVDNGTYISYPLTYGPAQNDTAKGTFSSSSANGLFSGTMSAIADAYGTLIIGNQTYSNVLRVKYTQNFNLYASFDVIYANPIGTATNTAYAYYDASHRYALLNATSGNISVPLLSINQTVATALALNETFLATSNAVKKENLVVYPNPAQDFIGFKGNTDNYSKANIYSLDGKLVKTSDVKSGNIQISDLPPASYFIEISGKNATDTKNTKFIKK encoded by the coding sequence ATGAAAAAATCTTTACTCCTTTTATTAGGAGCTTCTGCAATGTTTTCTGCGCAGATTACGCTTACAAAAGCAGCCAATGACCCTATTTCTGGAAACGTTGTCAATTACAACCATGTAACGGGAGTCGTAAACAACACCGCAACAGGAGCCAACGCTACATTTTCAAACGGAGGTCTTACAATGGGAGTTTCTTCAGTAACAACTTATTCTACTCCTTCTTCTACTGAAATAGCCACTTTTCCAGGTTCCACTATCAAAATGGTAGATGGGGCAACAACTGTTTATTACAAAGCTTCTGCTACTAAACTGGAAATCACGGGAATTGTAAATCCACAAGCCACTTTAAACTTTAGTGTTGACAATGGTACTTACATTAGTTACCCACTAACTTATGGACCTGCCCAAAATGACACTGCCAAAGGAACTTTCTCTTCGTCTTCTGCCAACGGATTGTTCAGCGGTACAATGTCTGCCATTGCTGATGCATATGGAACCTTAATTATAGGTAATCAAACGTACAGCAATGTTCTTAGAGTAAAATATACACAGAACTTTAATCTATATGCATCTTTTGATGTTATTTATGCTAACCCTATCGGAACTGCTACCAATACAGCCTATGCTTATTACGATGCATCTCACAGATATGCTCTGCTAAATGCTACCAGCGGAAATATCAGTGTTCCATTGTTGAGTATTAACCAGACGGTAGCTACTGCATTGGCTTTAAACGAAACATTTCTGGCAACCAGCAACGCTGTAAAGAAAGAGAATCTCGTTGTTTATCCTAATCCTGCACAGGATTTTATCGGTTTCAAAGGAAATACTGATAATTATTCCAAAGCAAACATCTATAGTCTGGATGGAAAGCTGGTTAAAACATCAGATGTAAAATCCGGAAATATTCAAATCTCAGATCTTCCGCCAGCGTCTTATTTCATAGAGATCAGTGGAAAAAATGCTACAGACACCAAGAATACAAAATTCATCAAGAAATAA
- the ribB gene encoding 3,4-dihydroxy-2-butanone-4-phosphate synthase: MEKLLEQFGATSKERVEKALQTLQKGKGILLVDDENRENEGDIIFPASTITEQDMALLIRECSGIVCLCISEEKSHHLNLRPMVENNNSKNQTAFTISIEAREGVESGVSAKDRVTTIRTAVAAGAQAEHIASPGHVFPLIARKDGVFERRGHTEGSVDLVKMANLGDDAVLCELTNEDGSMARLPEIVDFAIKKGMSVVTIEDIYTYRKMVMSN; encoded by the coding sequence ATGGAAAAATTATTAGAACAATTCGGAGCAACCTCCAAAGAACGTGTAGAAAAAGCACTTCAAACACTACAAAAGGGAAAAGGTATTCTTCTGGTAGACGATGAAAACCGTGAAAATGAAGGAGATATCATCTTCCCCGCTTCCACTATTACAGAACAGGATATGGCTCTTCTGATCCGCGAATGCAGCGGTATCGTCTGCCTATGTATTTCTGAGGAAAAAAGCCACCACCTCAACCTTCGTCCGATGGTGGAAAACAACAATTCAAAAAATCAGACCGCATTTACCATTTCTATTGAAGCCAGAGAAGGTGTGGAATCAGGTGTTTCTGCAAAAGATCGTGTAACAACGATCAGAACTGCTGTGGCAGCAGGTGCTCAGGCAGAGCATATTGCAAGCCCCGGCCATGTTTTCCCCCTGATTGCCAGAAAAGACGGTGTATTTGAAAGACGCGGCCATACCGAAGGCAGTGTAGATCTTGTAAAAATGGCCAATCTGGGTGATGATGCTGTACTTTGTGAACTGACAAATGAAGACGGTTCTATGGCAAGACTTCCTGAAATTGTAGACTTTGCTATCAAAAAAGGGATGAGCGTCGTGACTATCGAAGACATTTATACTTACCGAAAAATGGTAATGAGCAATTAG
- a CDS encoding DUF2200 domain-containing protein: MQNTKIFTTAFASVYPHYIQKAEKKGRTKSEVHEIICWLTGYDEKGLQEQIDKRNDFIAFFDQAPQMNPNVSLIKGVICGYRVEEIEDELMRNIRYMDKLIDELAKGKKMEKILRTI; the protein is encoded by the coding sequence ATGCAGAATACCAAAATTTTCACAACGGCTTTCGCCAGTGTTTATCCCCATTATATTCAAAAAGCAGAAAAGAAGGGTCGTACAAAATCAGAAGTTCATGAAATCATCTGCTGGCTGACAGGTTATGATGAAAAAGGCCTGCAGGAACAGATTGATAAAAGGAATGATTTTATTGCTTTTTTTGATCAGGCTCCTCAAATGAATCCTAATGTCTCATTGATTAAGGGCGTCATTTGTGGATATCGTGTGGAAGAAATAGAGGATGAACTCATGCGAAATATCCGCTATATGGATAAACTGATTGATGAGCTGGCAAAGGGAAAGAAGATGGAGAAAATTTTGAGAACTATATAA